Proteins encoded in a region of the Planococcus citri chromosome 1, ihPlaCitr1.1, whole genome shotgun sequence genome:
- the LOC135832456 gene encoding oxysterol-binding protein 1-like — MAEKATRTEPDMQGWLLKWTNYVKGYQRRWFVLSNGLLSYYRNQAEMVHTCRGTISLHGAFIHTEDSCTFVISNGGAQTFYIKASNEVERQTWVTALELAKAKAIQQIETDSTEDSVSENAKVEVMTAIKVLSQKMEDLQICNDLIIKHGNSLQKSLSELESTDAVTDINVKVKSINERATLFRIASNTMINTCLEYLELAQSQGKKWQKMLQHEREQRIQLEEMVEQLAREQSALERVSKPLENTENFAENSSSEDENTEFYDAQGGENSDSSSVNYLEKRSRNATRRNSLSNTQMFDKIVSEELAADDGSSSDVDDMTESAAILTAAIRSSATIKNKKSRRDTENNTLNNDRNFSSSRNETLLVLSENAKNALEEVKNNPRKKGTPRRCRIPDKPHHPLHIWSIMKNCIGKDLSKIPMPVNFSEPLSMLQRLAEDFEYANVLDAAAKCTDPFERLAYIAAFTISSYSTTTTRTGKPFNPLLGETYECDRSCDLGWRAVSEQVSHHPPIAAQHCEGKSWISWQEFTMSSKFRGKYLQLTPSGTSHLQFKDSDDYYTWCKVTTTVHNIIVGKLWVDQEGEMEIINHKNGSKCRLTYVPYSYFARDQQRKVKGIVINKQGEAKWMINGTWDNKVEIAPVTKVDKETGSWQTGSYVAVWQRILPSIDSEKYYNFTELACQLNEMEENIAPTDSRLRPDQRLMELGMWDEANIEKLRLEEKQRQKRKERNFQNEDATECGDTHQTHEPVWFRREMDTHTGDYTYSYNNLYWDCKDKRDWSRCPSIF, encoded by the exons ATGGCTGAAAAAGCGACTCGTACCGAACCCGACATGCAAGGATGGCTGCTGAAGTGGACAAACTACGTCAAAGGGTATCAACGTCGTTGGTTCGTTCTCTCTAATGGGTTGCTGAGTTATTACAG AAATCAAGCTGAAATGGTTCATACGTGTCGTGGCACTATCAGTCTTCACGGCGCTTTCATTCATACCGAAGATTCGTGTACTTTTGTGATTTCAAACGGGGGGGCTCAAACTTTCTACATTAAAGCTTCGAACGAAGTAGAAAGGCAGACTTGGGTTACAGCTTTAGAGTTGGCTAAAGCTAAAGccattcaacaaattgaaacaG ACTCAACGGAAGACTCGGTCAGTGAAAACGCCAAAGTTGAAGTGATGACTGCCATTAAAGTTCTAAGCCAAAAAATGGAGGATCTGCAAATATGCAACGACTTAATCATAAAACATGGAAACAGTTTGCAGAAATCGCTTTCAGAATTAGAATCAACGGACGCGGTCACCGATATCAACGTGAAAGTGAAATCTATCAACGAACGAGCCACTTTGTTTCGGATAGCTTCGAATACGATGATTAAT ACGTGTTTAGAGTACCTAGAACTGGCCCAAAGTCAaggtaaaaaatggcaaaaaatgttGCAACACGAAAGAGAACAACGAATACAACTGGAAGAGATGGTGGAACAACTAGCCAGAGAACAGTCTGCCTTGGAGCGAGTTTCTAAACCGTtggaaaatactgaaaatttcgCCG AAAATTCGTCATCCGAAGATGAAAATACAGAATTTTACGACGCTCAAGGAGGCGAAAACTCGGATTCTTCGTCAgtaaattatttggaaaaacgTTCTCGTAACGCTACTAGACGTAATTCTTTGTCTAATACGCAG ATGTTCGATAAGATTGTCAGCGAAGAATTAGCTGCTGATGACGGTTCGAGCAGCGATGTAGACGATATGACCGAATCGGCGGCCATTTTGACAGCAGCGATACGTTCTTCCGCAacgattaaaaacaaaaaatcg CGAAGAGATACCGAAAACAACACGCTGAATAATGATCGCAATTTCTCGTCGAGTCGAAATGAAACTTTATTGGTTCTGTctgaaaatgcgaaaaacgcGTTggaagaagtgaaaaataatccGAGAAAAAAAGGTACGCCTCGCCGATGTCGTATTCCGGACAAACCGCATCATCCGTTGCATATTTGGagcataatgaaaaattgtatcgGTAAAGATCTTTCGAAAATTCCGATGCCT GTCAACTTTTCGGAGCCTTTGTCGATGTTGCAAAGATTGGCGGAAGACTTCGAATACGCTAACGTACTGGACGCCGCTGCCAAATGCACAGATCCGTTCGAAAGACTCGCTTATATCGCCGCATTTACCATATCCTCGTACTCGACAACCACTACCAGAACAGGAAAACCGTTTAATCCGCTGCTCGGCGAAACTTACGAATGCGACAGATCGTGCGATTTAGGTTGGAGAGCTGTTAGCGAGCAG GTATCTCACCATCCTCCGATTGCTGCACAACATTGCGAAGGAAAAAGCTGGATTAGTTGGCAGGAGTTCACGATGTCTTCCAAATTTCGCGGCAAATATTTACAACTCACGCCCTCCGGCACTTCTCATTTGCAGTTCAAAGATTCCGACGATTATTACACCTGGTGTAAAGTCACCACAACCGTTCATAATATCATCGTTGGCAAATTATGGGTCGACCAAGAAGGCGAGATGGAAATCATCAATCATAAAAATGGTTCCAAATGTCGTTTAACTTACGTGCCGTATAGTTATTTTGCTCGAGACCAACAAAGAAAG GTGAAAGGTATTGTAATTAATAAACAAGGCGAAGCGAAGTGGATGATAAACGGTACTTGGGATAATAAAGTTGAAATCGCTCCGGTCACGAAAGTTGATAAGGAAACGGGTTCTTGGCAAACTGGTTCTTACGTGGCTGTCTGGCAGAGAATCTTACCATC AATCGATAGTGAAAAGTACTATAACTTCACCGAACTGGCGTGCCAACTCAACGAGATGGAAGAAAATATCGCACCTACTGATTCTCGGCTGAGGCCCGATCAACGCCTAATGGAACTGGGCATGTGGGATGAAGCAAATATTGAAAAGTTACGTTTGGAAGAGAAACAGCGACAAAAACGcaaagaaagaaattttcagaatgaagaTGCTACAGAATGCG GTGATACTCATCAAACTCACGAACCTGTCTGGTTTCGAAGAGAGATGGATACCCATACTGGTGACTATACGTATTCCTATAATAATCTATATTGGGATTGTAAAGATAAACGGGATTGGAGTCGATGTCCGAGTATATTTTAA